A window of Poecilia reticulata strain Guanapo linkage group LG23, Guppy_female_1.0+MT, whole genome shotgun sequence genomic DNA:
GTTCACCTGTACTTTAATactaatatgttttaatatcttTAGGACCTTCTTAAAAGCTTGTGTTTGCTGAAACTTGTCACCGGCTCTGTTGTCAGACATGGCAGCTCAGGATCAGCCACTCTGCTGCATCTGCCTGGATGTGTTCACCCAGCCGGTGGCTCTGCCATGTCAACACCACTTCTGCTGGACCTGCATCACCAAACACTGGGACAACGCTGACAGATGCCAGTGTCCCCTGTGCAACAGGCGCCTCACCAGCAGACCAGAGCTTCAGGTTAACGCAGGAATGTCTGGGCTAAGTGatcagctggagctgctggctCAGCAGACCGCCTGCTGCAGCTTGGAACCACAGCCTGATGCGGGACAGGTTGTGTGTAGCGTCTGCACCAACAAGGCCCAGATGTCCTGTCTGGTGTGTCTCAGCTCCTACTGTGAGACCCATCAGGTGTTCCATCAGATGATCCCAGGCCTGAAGAGACACACTCAGCTGGACCCTGTGGAGGGACAGGAGGACAGAATGTGCAACAAGTATCAAAAAGCTTCAGAGAAACTTATGTGCCGATGTGGCCTTTTTGTGTTgcttgcatgttttattttaataattgctgtttgttattttgcatttattaaactttgttgtatttattgaaCTATTTTGGATTCATCTGGATTTGTTGATTAACTTCTTTGGTGCATATTTTTGTGTCCACCGTCCAGAAGCTCCTTGCCTCTCTGGAGACAGAAACCTGCCATGATGTCCGCCATTCACTCCAGTTTCTATCTTATGGAAAACTATTAGCCTCccgtttttatgaaaaatgctctttaattaaatttttagaaGGCTAGGTTTTTTATCTACTGAGCAGATtagaccactagagggcaggATGTTCTTGAGAATCTTTTAAACTATAAATTATGTATAATATGAGTAGCCTTGGggtgcacagtggtgcagttggtagcactgttgccatgcagcaagaaggtcctgggttcaattcccggcccggggtctctctgcatggagtttgcatgttctccctgtgcatgcgtggttgtttgtcctgtgtgtagAGACACACAGGACCTGCGatagactggcaacctgtccagggtgaccccgcctctcgcccacaacgttagctggagatgggcaccagcaaccctcctgaccccactaaggggcaagggtgttagaaaatggatgaattgAGTAGCCTTGCCATTCTTGTATATAAAAACTTAAACTATTCTCTAACTGATTACTGATGTGATCTAGCACCTCACAGCAACAAGATGCCAAATCAAGAGAAATAGTGTCAAAATCTATGAAGTGTGTGTACTTCAttgacaaaatttaaaaaacaacaggttCTCGAGAATCTCGAGGGCAGGAAGAGGACTGGGGCACTTTTTGGAGCAATTCTTTACTGACTCTGATCAGCTCCACCACCTGACTTGACCCTCAAGcttgttcatgtttttgcagcagTGTCCAAATGGTCAGCCATGTTGGCCAAAATCctaaagctgaaaatgtagaaaCTAACTGTTGtgaattctaaatataaagtgctcaataaacatttagagttttaaatgaaaagaacaaTATAGACACATTATGTGTTGAGAAGAGATGTGTACATTTATATAGATTCCCAACATTTAGCTAGTGTCTAGTGTATTGCCCTATTAATAACAATTACCACATTTATgatgttaaatttttttgggGGTGTGGGGGTTCTTCTTTTTTGTCcatctagaaaaataaatattatttataatggaTGGCTATGTCCTTCTTTCTTAAGTGTATTTGAGTAAAAGTTGCTGCACTTTGGATTCATTCTTCCTATGAAATTAAAACTACGGTATAAAATGTGGttgataaaaaatgaaaaaccacaCATTTCAAATCTTTTGAAGAAATTTTCATCTGAGAATGAAAATCTCTTcctgaaagatttaaaaacagtgtGTTCTTTATTACCACTTCATACAAAGTCTCAATAAATACACTGAAGCTTGTAACCGCAATGAGACACAAAGGGAAAAGATTAAAGCGTCAGaaaattttaagcatttttttccagttgtaaTGCatcatgtaaaattaaaaagaaaaattacaaatgtgtttGAGGGAACTCAACTCAGAACTCAGTAAGAACATTAGTGTTTGGCTGATTACTTTTTGTAACAAAGCTTCTTGGTAATATATCTCTTTACTTCATGGTACACTTGTAATAAGGAAAACGGGGCAGTGTTTAAATGAATTGACTGTTTAGACCTTTACaccatgttataatgttattcactcatcaaaaacacacctagagtattgctttgattctttcatgcatgtttgagaaatgctctaatctccatggcaaccattcagctgttcaaaacgcCGGTTGAAAActttggagctgcagtctccaagTTTCTGAggttccacctcacagagcccCCAATCCCCATGCCTCCCCCCTGGTtagtcagctccttcagactagccagcagcaattagcaaacacctggtgaaactgaagatctgctgagctcattatatgatTTGGAGTTGGTCTTGGCTCACTCCAAAACAGGAGCAGAGTGCTTCTGTCGACATGCTTATATCAGAGATTTTAGATGTTGGCCGATATAATCTCATTCTTGTGTTCTGGCTGATATCAGACCGATTTATGATATTAATATCAAACAGGACAACAATAAAGAAAGCACCAGCTGACCATAAGGTCTATTGTTTATGAGCAgctcaaaattaaagttttcagtGGTAGCATCCCACATACTCTCCTTTGCTGTTGAAGCCACATTAGGTTCTCTGATGCAGCATCATATGAGGGGAAATAAACAGGCTTTCCAAAAATATAAGGTTTATTGCCAAGAAGCCCTGTTATAACAGAAATAATCAACCAAGCGCAAATGTAATAACTTTTCTtcctaaatgtaaaatataaaagcatGTAATGActgttgtttatgtttctgcacCATTCAAACAACACTCTGCAcatatttcttccatttcatcTTTCTGTCTGCTTCAGTGGGAGTCTATCAGCCTCCCACAACTCCTACAATGCTCACAATTTCAAAAATgtggataaaacattttgtagtgCTTGCCTTGTCAATAAGACGACTGAAACCTGCCCTGCCTGCGTCAGCGAGGGCAGTGTGCAATGTTTCCCATCAGaagcaggtcaaagttcagcttcAGGCTCCTGTGGCATTGTCTAGGAAGAGTCCCCTCTCCCCCCCCCAACTCCCCCAAGTCAAAGGTTGAAAGAGAAGCCCAGGGGGTTCAAGAGatggtgtctggaaaaaaataagaaagttaaaaaccttttaagatGCTAATTGGAAGCACAGGGACTGAAGTTCATTGATGTGATTGTAATGTAAAAGGATTAGAATGCTCCACATCAGCAGTAGGGATCAGCAGAAAATCCTGCTGGTCCACTGTGAGAGAAAGGCTGTGAGGAGACGATGTGTGAAACGGCACGTATGCTGCTCACAGCTGGCAGCCAGGAGGGGGAAGGGGGGAGCACAGcctcagtgtgtgtgagtgtgtgtctagGGTGGGAGTGAGAGCATAAATGTGCTACAGTGTGTAGGCAATGCAACAGATACATGCTGGAGGATGTAGGTAACAGGTCATTTAGGATTATCAGTTTTAGGTGTCATTAGTATAgatgtgtgtgggggggggtggtgcgtgtgtgtgtgtgtgtgtgtgtgtgtgtgtgtgtgtgtgcgtgtgtgtgtgtgtgagtgtgagtgtgagtggAGTCACGTTTAGCTTTGAGGTGATGTGTCATCACTGCCTGATGACTACCTCAG
This region includes:
- the LOC103459768 gene encoding E3 ubiquitin/ISG15 ligase TRIM25-like gives rise to the protein MFCFHIQPGLCEGSADMAAQDQPLCCICLDVFTQPVALPCQHHFCWTCITKHWDNADRCQCPLCNRRLTSRPELQVNAGMSGLSDQLELLAQQTACCSLEPQPDAGQVVCSVCTNKAQMSCLVCLSSYCETHQVFHQMIPGLKRHTQLDPVEGQEDRMCNKYQKASEKLMCRCGLFVDTQDLR